The following proteins are encoded in a genomic region of Reichenbachiella sp.:
- a CDS encoding adenosylcobinamide-GDP ribazoletransferase, translated as MKKEWSIFLTAVMFYTRIPCPRWIDHSADMLNKATKYFPLIGWVVGGFAGVIFLSVSQVLPVSIAVLLSMIASILLTGAFHEDGFADVCDGFGGGWTKEKILTIMKDSAIGAYGALGMIMMLLFKFLLLWEIAGETDALIAVVVIVAGHSISRANAVFMIFTDEYARDNEDSKAKPVAKQMKFGTFIVAIFIGLLPLAYFHNLYFLTAIPVLILVKLYLSSYFKKWIGGYTGDCLGAVQQISEVAFYLLVLLLWKFI; from the coding sequence ATGAAAAAAGAATGGTCCATATTTCTTACGGCGGTCATGTTTTATACCCGCATCCCCTGCCCCAGATGGATAGACCATTCAGCCGATATGTTGAACAAAGCCACCAAGTATTTTCCATTGATTGGCTGGGTGGTTGGAGGGTTTGCTGGAGTTATATTTTTGAGCGTTTCGCAAGTTCTTCCTGTTAGTATTGCGGTATTGCTTTCCATGATAGCAAGTATCCTTTTGACTGGCGCATTTCACGAAGATGGATTTGCAGATGTCTGCGATGGATTTGGTGGTGGATGGACCAAGGAGAAAATTCTGACCATTATGAAGGATTCCGCCATTGGCGCGTATGGTGCGTTAGGAATGATCATGATGCTGCTATTTAAATTTCTTCTTTTGTGGGAAATTGCCGGAGAAACAGATGCATTGATTGCGGTTGTAGTAATTGTGGCAGGCCATTCGATCAGTAGAGCCAATGCTGTTTTCATGATATTCACAGACGAATATGCGCGCGACAATGAAGACTCCAAAGCCAAACCAGTGGCCAAACAAATGAAATTTGGCACTTTCATTGTCGCCATTTTTATAGGGCTCCTTCCATTAGCCTATTTTCATAATCTATATTTCCTCACAGCCATTCCTGTGCTTATTTTGGTTAAATTGTATCTATCCAGCTATTTCAAAAAATGGATAGGTGGATACACAGGTGATTGTTTGGGTGCTGTTCAGCAAATTTCCGAAGTCGCCTTTTACTTATTGGTTTTACTACTATGGAAATTTATCTAA
- a CDS encoding ABC transporter substrate-binding protein, giving the protein MNKHLSFFLCLTFCISCTSKQENGDASDQSIDSDIQYAERFDVKYQDGIKLITIDKPWQGSKEPLQYLLYTDSIPSKYLNDITLIKIKTPVQTIVSNLTTQLALMDELGVTDKLTGFAQTQFIYSSEILKRVEQGRVKEVGPDGSLDIESILDLNPDIILAFSSGTENRQLEKLKELGMNVVMNAGYMETSLLGRFEWIKFLGHLTGKEEKAKEVFDQKVMIYDSLKQLVLGREQPTVITGTLYGGTWFMPAGENYGANIISAAGGDYLWEEDQSSGWLSMDFESVFEKGYNADYWIGVASYKSLEQLRQADERYAEFEAFKNGNVYSYMARVNEEGANDYFESGNVNPEKLLADHIKIMHPELLPDYELYYYMKLE; this is encoded by the coding sequence ATGAATAAACACCTATCCTTTTTTTTATGTCTTACTTTTTGCATTTCCTGTACTTCAAAACAAGAAAACGGCGACGCTTCTGATCAATCTATAGATTCAGACATTCAATATGCAGAAAGATTTGATGTCAAATATCAGGATGGGATCAAATTGATTACAATAGATAAACCTTGGCAGGGAAGTAAAGAACCACTGCAATATCTATTGTACACAGATTCTATTCCCTCAAAATACCTCAATGACATTACTTTAATTAAAATCAAAACTCCAGTTCAAACCATCGTTTCAAACCTTACGACTCAGCTGGCTTTGATGGATGAATTGGGTGTGACAGATAAACTCACCGGATTTGCACAAACACAATTTATATACTCATCAGAAATATTAAAAAGAGTAGAGCAAGGGAGGGTAAAGGAAGTAGGTCCTGACGGTAGTTTGGACATTGAAAGTATTTTGGATTTGAATCCTGACATTATTCTGGCGTTTAGTTCTGGTACAGAAAATCGGCAACTGGAAAAGCTGAAGGAGCTGGGGATGAATGTTGTGATGAATGCGGGATATATGGAGACTTCACTGTTGGGCCGTTTTGAGTGGATCAAGTTTTTAGGACATCTTACAGGGAAAGAAGAAAAGGCGAAAGAAGTATTTGATCAAAAAGTGATGATTTACGATTCTTTAAAACAACTGGTACTTGGGAGAGAGCAGCCGACAGTAATCACAGGCACACTCTATGGTGGTACATGGTTTATGCCTGCAGGAGAAAACTACGGAGCCAATATCATTAGCGCAGCGGGAGGTGATTATCTGTGGGAAGAAGATCAAAGTTCTGGGTGGTTGAGTATGGATTTTGAGTCTGTATTTGAAAAGGGCTACAATGCGGATTATTGGATTGGTGTGGCTAGTTACAAGTCTCTTGAGCAGTTGCGGCAAGCAGATGAGCGCTATGCTGAATTTGAAGCATTCAAAAATGGTAATGTATACTCTTACATGGCTCGAGTGAATGAAGAAGGGGCGAATGATTATTTTGAATCAGGCAATGTAAATCCGGAAAAGCTACTTGCCGACCATATCAAAATCATGCATCCAGAGCTATTGCCAGATTATGAACTCTATTATTATATGAAATTGGAATAG
- a CDS encoding iron ABC transporter permease, with product MNRPLIILIIVFVITFLLDVMFGSVLIPLKGLWNIFIGEPVAHPAWERIVINYRLPRAVTGVLAGSGLGLSGLYMQTFFRNPLAGPYVLGISAGASLGVALVVFGESLWLLFGIQFMSGFSMAIGAIIGSFLVFAVVLFFSTKVRDNTSLLIIGLMFSSATSAIVSILQFFSNPEDVQSYLIWTFGDLGSVTLGELQVLFPLIVIGWLGSVFLIKPLNIFLLGNQYAKNAGLNMTLAKYGVISVTALLSGTITAYCGPIAFIGLATPHIARMILDTSDHRLLIPFVGFLGAIILMLCDVISRMPGLSHSLPLNAITSILGGPLVIWLIVKRGNISNSF from the coding sequence TTGAATAGACCCTTAATCATACTGATCATTGTCTTTGTCATTACATTTCTATTGGATGTCATGTTCGGCTCAGTGCTCATTCCACTCAAAGGGCTGTGGAATATCTTTATCGGCGAACCGGTGGCTCATCCCGCTTGGGAGCGAATAGTAATTAATTACAGATTGCCAAGAGCCGTTACCGGTGTATTGGCTGGAAGTGGACTGGGGCTTAGCGGTTTGTATATGCAGACTTTTTTCAGAAATCCATTGGCAGGTCCTTATGTGCTAGGCATCAGTGCAGGTGCTAGCTTGGGTGTGGCTTTGGTGGTATTTGGAGAGTCGCTCTGGCTGCTATTTGGTATTCAGTTTATGTCTGGTTTTTCCATGGCTATTGGGGCTATTATTGGGTCGTTTCTGGTATTTGCGGTGGTGCTCTTTTTCTCAACTAAAGTGCGGGATAATACTTCACTATTGATCATTGGCTTAATGTTTAGTAGCGCCACCAGTGCGATAGTAAGTATCCTTCAGTTTTTCAGCAATCCAGAAGATGTGCAGTCCTATTTGATTTGGACTTTTGGGGATCTGGGCAGTGTGACTTTGGGTGAATTGCAAGTGCTATTCCCTCTAATCGTGATCGGGTGGTTGGGCTCAGTATTTTTAATTAAGCCATTGAATATCTTCCTATTAGGAAATCAATATGCTAAAAATGCAGGACTTAACATGACCTTGGCTAAATACGGTGTCATTAGCGTGACGGCATTACTTTCTGGTACTATTACTGCCTATTGTGGCCCCATTGCCTTTATCGGATTGGCGACACCACATATTGCCAGAATGATTTTAGATACTAGCGACCACCGATTGTTGATCCCGTTTGTGGGATTTCTTGGTGCAATTATATTGATGCTCTGTGATGTGATATCCAGAATGCCGGGATTGTCTCATTCGCTTCCGCTAAATGCAATCACTTCGATTCTAGGTGGGCCATTAGTGATCTGGTTGATTGTGAAACGAGGAAATATTTCTAACAGCTTCTAA
- a CDS encoding diphthine--ammonia ligase, with product MNIGCSWSGGKDSCFALMKQIEQGDQLKVVMNVMDEKQEYSKSHGLTQEVLRAQAKALQVPIQLASASWSTYEENFIKNLKELKTNHEIEGMVYGDIDIQKHREWEEKISAAAGLEAYLPLWQGDRRELVEAMIDAGIKAIIVSCNHALGLDFLGEEITHDLIPKLEAAGVDACGENGEFHTLVVDCPLFENPIQIEKGEKVKTDNYCFIETKLAP from the coding sequence ATGAATATTGGATGTTCCTGGAGTGGTGGCAAAGACAGCTGCTTTGCGCTAATGAAACAAATTGAGCAAGGTGACCAGCTCAAAGTCGTCATGAATGTGATGGATGAAAAGCAGGAATATTCTAAGTCTCACGGATTGACTCAAGAAGTGCTTCGCGCACAAGCCAAAGCATTGCAAGTTCCTATCCAATTAGCTTCTGCCTCATGGTCTACTTACGAAGAGAATTTCATCAAAAACCTGAAAGAATTAAAGACCAATCATGAAATCGAAGGCATGGTGTATGGCGATATCGACATCCAAAAACACCGTGAATGGGAAGAAAAAATATCGGCTGCAGCAGGACTGGAAGCCTATCTCCCTCTGTGGCAAGGAGATCGGCGTGAATTAGTCGAAGCGATGATCGATGCCGGCATTAAGGCAATCATAGTGTCTTGTAATCATGCGCTAGGGCTCGACTTTCTGGGTGAAGAAATTACACATGATTTGATACCCAAATTGGAAGCCGCAGGTGTAGATGCATGTGGCGAGAATGGAGAATTCCATACTTTGGTCGTGGATTGCCCACTTTTTGAAAACCCTATTCAAATAGAGAAAGGCGAAAAGGTGAAAACAGATAATTATTGTTTCATAGAAACTAAATTAGCCCCATGA
- a CDS encoding TonB-dependent receptor plug domain-containing protein encodes MRILKINLKHILAIGLLLHTGLSFAQEQEDLSTYTMDEFVVTGTKFELPVKKSGKSIYKLTAKDLEQNAGKTVSDLLNEVPGIQMDGNFGAPGTNISYYVRGGRNKNTLILIDGVPLNDPSGIDASFDLRFLPVSQIESIEVLKGGLSTLYGTGASAAVISIKLKEATQEGVHGQVDYSYGSFETHQVSANVNGKQDKLSYMVSGSLMESEGFSAASDENSSTDFEDDGMTQKNVNVKLGLQATEQLNIAVNAAFDEFSADYDGGAYLDADNQNNGEQFRIGFTPSYNYGDGEIKLNVLLNTGAREFESTYPSKFKSKNLQTELSHQHQWNDNFKTLIGVNAQKLSAKEVLADPNADYNDFNIIDPFASVFFDHSSGLNVHAGVRLNTHSVYDNEFIYNLNPSFLLPVIGDLSVKFLASVSTSYVTPSLYQLYSFYGNEDLSPERSTNYEGGISFYLGDKLTLNTVYFRRDETDPIIFSGALDNDGNWVSFYDNGTDEQVVKGLELDANWTISKLISLNTNYSYITTDEKTNFYRIPAYKFGIGLVVSPVESVDISVKYNLTSDRTVAYWDSATFSSVETELDSFGLVDLFANYKLVNKNLSIYGGINNAFDTDFVGIYGYTTRGRTMTIGLNYTF; translated from the coding sequence ATGAGAATTTTAAAAATTAATCTCAAACACATTTTAGCCATTGGGCTATTACTTCATACAGGTCTGTCTTTTGCCCAAGAGCAAGAGGACCTTTCCACTTACACCATGGATGAATTTGTGGTCACTGGAACCAAATTCGAATTGCCCGTTAAGAAATCAGGCAAAAGTATTTACAAACTGACAGCCAAGGATCTCGAACAAAATGCAGGCAAAACAGTCTCTGATTTACTCAATGAGGTCCCAGGCATTCAAATGGATGGAAACTTCGGTGCACCAGGCACGAACATCAGCTATTATGTTCGCGGTGGGCGAAACAAAAACACATTGATATTAATCGACGGTGTACCTTTAAATGACCCTTCTGGTATTGATGCTTCTTTTGACCTTCGTTTTTTACCTGTGAGTCAGATCGAATCTATCGAAGTACTCAAAGGAGGCTTAAGTACTTTGTACGGTACTGGTGCTTCCGCGGCAGTTATAAGCATCAAGCTAAAAGAAGCAACTCAGGAAGGTGTTCATGGCCAGGTGGATTACAGCTACGGTTCGTTCGAAACACATCAAGTTTCGGCCAATGTAAATGGCAAGCAAGACAAGCTAAGTTACATGGTCAGTGGTAGTCTCATGGAGTCAGAAGGCTTCTCCGCAGCTTCAGATGAAAATTCTTCAACCGATTTCGAAGACGACGGCATGACTCAGAAAAATGTTAATGTTAAGTTGGGCCTTCAAGCCACAGAGCAATTAAATATAGCTGTTAATGCAGCATTTGATGAGTTCTCTGCAGATTATGACGGAGGCGCCTATTTAGATGCAGACAATCAAAACAATGGTGAACAATTTAGAATCGGATTTACTCCAAGCTACAATTACGGAGATGGTGAGATCAAATTGAATGTATTACTAAATACAGGAGCAAGAGAATTTGAAAGTACTTATCCTTCAAAATTCAAATCCAAGAACTTACAAACCGAACTTTCACACCAGCATCAGTGGAATGACAATTTCAAAACGCTCATTGGTGTGAATGCACAAAAACTTTCGGCCAAAGAAGTGCTAGCAGATCCTAATGCAGATTACAATGATTTCAATATTATTGATCCATTTGCCTCTGTGTTTTTCGATCATAGCTCAGGATTAAATGTCCATGCTGGTGTAAGGTTGAATACTCATAGCGTGTATGACAATGAGTTCATTTATAATTTAAATCCTTCTTTTCTATTACCTGTGATTGGAGATCTCTCGGTCAAATTTCTAGCTTCTGTTTCTACATCTTACGTCACGCCTAGTCTTTATCAACTGTATTCATTTTATGGGAATGAAGATTTGTCTCCGGAGCGATCTACTAACTATGAAGGCGGTATCTCTTTTTACCTAGGAGATAAATTGACATTGAATACTGTTTACTTCAGAAGAGACGAAACTGATCCAATAATATTCAGTGGCGCTCTTGACAATGATGGAAATTGGGTAAGTTTTTACGATAATGGAACTGATGAACAAGTTGTTAAAGGACTTGAACTTGATGCCAATTGGACAATTTCAAAACTTATTAGCTTGAATACTAACTATAGTTATATAACAACTGACGAAAAGACCAATTTCTATCGAATTCCTGCATATAAGTTTGGTATTGGCTTGGTTGTGTCTCCAGTTGAAAGTGTCGACATTTCAGTAAAATATAATTTGACTAGTGATAGAACGGTGGCGTATTGGGATTCGGCAACATTCTCCTCTGTAGAAACTGAATTGGATTCCTTCGGTCTTGTTGATCTTTTTGCTAATTACAAATTGGTTAACAAAAACCTATCAATCTATGGCGGCATCAACAATGCCTTTGATACTGATTTCGTAGGTATTTATGGCTATACCACTCGAGGCAGAACCATGACCATAGGTTTGAATTATACATTCTAA
- a CDS encoding diphthine--ammonia ligase, with the protein MTKIPLAISWSGGKDSSMMLHHLVNDSQYEIVELHTAISSETERVSMHGVSQDLIRAQADSIGLPIHFISIAPDSTNANYEKALNEYYSNLKAKGINHIGFGDIFLEDLKAYRDQMLSNNGLTGVYPLWKKKTSDLANYFFDQSFQTLICASKQSLFPESICGKVYSKEMLESFSPEVDPCGENGEFHSYAFDGPIFKKPISIDVNEIKTHTYEHKLASGEEVKTAFEFADLTLTKPVAV; encoded by the coding sequence ATGACAAAGATTCCATTGGCCATAAGCTGGAGTGGCGGCAAAGATTCGAGCATGATGCTACATCATCTCGTGAATGACTCTCAGTATGAAATTGTTGAATTGCATACGGCCATATCTAGTGAAACAGAAAGAGTATCCATGCATGGTGTGAGCCAAGACCTTATACGTGCACAGGCGGATTCCATAGGATTGCCCATTCATTTTATATCGATTGCGCCGGATTCCACAAATGCCAACTACGAAAAAGCACTAAATGAATATTACTCAAATCTTAAAGCGAAAGGAATCAACCATATCGGCTTTGGTGATATTTTTCTTGAAGACCTAAAGGCTTACCGAGATCAGATGCTCAGTAACAATGGACTTACCGGTGTTTATCCGCTTTGGAAAAAGAAAACTAGTGATCTCGCTAATTACTTCTTTGATCAAAGTTTTCAAACACTAATTTGTGCATCTAAGCAGTCTCTTTTCCCCGAAAGTATTTGCGGAAAGGTTTATTCCAAAGAAATGCTAGAGAGCTTCAGCCCTGAAGTAGATCCGTGTGGAGAAAATGGCGAATTTCACTCTTATGCATTTGATGGGCCGATTTTCAAAAAACCAATCTCCATTGATGTCAATGAAATTAAAACGCACACTTATGAGCATAAGCTTGCATCAGGAGAAGAGGTGAAAACTGCTTTTGAATTTGCTGATTTGACTTTGACTAAGCCAGTTGCTGTTTGA
- a CDS encoding ABC transporter ATP-binding protein: protein MIKLKDIDKYVDSKFQRLFILKGIDLEVKQGEFVSIMGPSGSGKSTLLNIIGMLDKPSAGEYYFLDEPVHKFSERKTSKLHKEYIGFVFQAYHLIDELNVYENIETPLLYRGVKGKERASMVAEMLDRFQMVAKRDLFPEQLSGGQQQLVGVARALIGGPKLLLADEPTGNLHSEQGEEIMKLFKKLNEEEGMTIIQVTHSEKCAEYGSRIIRLEDGAVVSDGK from the coding sequence ATGATCAAACTCAAAGACATTGACAAGTACGTCGATTCTAAGTTTCAACGGTTATTTATCCTAAAGGGGATAGATCTGGAAGTGAAACAAGGCGAATTTGTAAGCATCATGGGACCTTCTGGTTCTGGAAAATCAACACTCCTCAATATCATTGGGATGCTGGATAAACCTTCAGCGGGTGAGTATTACTTCCTCGACGAACCTGTTCACAAATTTAGCGAACGAAAAACGTCTAAACTTCACAAAGAATATATAGGATTCGTGTTTCAGGCTTATCACTTGATTGACGAATTGAATGTATATGAGAATATAGAGACGCCCTTGCTTTATCGAGGGGTGAAAGGCAAAGAAAGAGCTAGTATGGTAGCAGAAATGCTCGATAGATTTCAAATGGTAGCCAAGCGTGATTTGTTCCCAGAGCAACTGTCCGGTGGCCAGCAGCAGCTCGTGGGAGTAGCTAGAGCTTTGATTGGAGGTCCGAAACTCTTGTTGGCCGATGAACCTACTGGAAACCTTCATTCAGAGCAAGGGGAAGAAATCATGAAACTATTCAAGAAACTAAATGAAGAGGAGGGTATGACCATCATACAAGTTACTCACTCTGAAAAATGTGCAGAATATGGTTCTCGCATCATCAGGCTTGAAGACGGTGCTGTTGTGAGTGACGGTAAATAA
- a CDS encoding ABC transporter ATP-binding protein gives MSSLKIIGLNVGYAAKEIAKDINLTLGGGQLVCLLGQNGVGKSTLLRTLSNLQKPLAGKIEVDDQEINSLDRRELATKLGIITTEKIGMSNMTVRELVALGRYPYTNWIGQESAEDTRIIEEAISRCRINYIENSKLSAISDGQFQKAMVARVLAQDTDIILMDEPTAHLDVVNRVEMFQLLQSIKNETGKSILISTHELDLSMQFADELWLMNFNAPIITGTPEDLGLSGEIEKVFFHEEFHLDSRTGQIKLKQEVKQYFQLIGEDKPIHWVQKALERKGYGVSVNGITIGVAIVNNELQWQMEVKAGKNIRSLLEYIEQR, from the coding sequence ATGAGTTCATTGAAAATCATAGGGCTAAACGTGGGATACGCAGCTAAAGAGATTGCTAAGGATATCAATTTGACTCTAGGTGGAGGACAACTCGTATGTCTACTTGGACAAAATGGAGTAGGAAAGTCTACGCTTTTAAGGACACTTTCCAATTTACAAAAACCATTAGCTGGAAAAATAGAAGTGGATGATCAAGAAATAAACAGCTTGGATCGAAGAGAATTGGCGACAAAGCTTGGCATTATCACCACCGAAAAAATTGGCATGTCCAATATGACCGTTCGAGAATTAGTAGCTCTTGGCAGATACCCCTATACCAATTGGATCGGGCAAGAATCTGCAGAGGATACACGCATAATAGAAGAGGCGATCTCAAGGTGTAGGATCAATTATATCGAAAACTCCAAGCTGTCTGCGATCAGTGACGGACAATTTCAAAAAGCCATGGTGGCCAGAGTATTGGCTCAAGACACAGATATTATTTTGATGGATGAGCCTACGGCGCATTTGGATGTAGTCAACCGAGTGGAGATGTTTCAATTGTTGCAATCAATTAAAAATGAAACCGGAAAGTCTATTCTGATTTCCACACATGAGCTGGACTTATCGATGCAGTTTGCCGATGAATTGTGGCTGATGAATTTCAATGCACCCATTATCACAGGTACGCCAGAGGATCTTGGTCTATCTGGGGAAATCGAAAAGGTGTTTTTTCATGAAGAGTTTCATTTGGATAGTCGTACGGGGCAAATTAAGTTAAAGCAGGAAGTTAAACAGTATTTTCAATTAATTGGAGAAGATAAGCCGATTCATTGGGTGCAAAAGGCTTTGGAGAGAAAAGGGTACGGAGTCAGTGTAAATGGTATTACAATAGGAGTAGCCATTGTCAACAATGAGTTGCAATGGCAAATGGAAGTGAAAGCGGGTAAGAACATAAGAAGTTTGTTAGAATATATAGAGCAGAGATGA
- a CDS encoding DUF6984 family protein encodes MSQIRKIREEEITLAKHLLTLAEKDPEAYIFPVEVDDYEGGVMGSINFTLGDSGDYAGDIVQVEYTDEDGVRVVITLTQNSRGEILDMDFWKENFSKLLKYPTPDKVSINTRGI; translated from the coding sequence ATGAGTCAGATTAGAAAAATAAGAGAAGAAGAAATTACACTGGCCAAACATCTATTGACTTTGGCTGAAAAAGATCCAGAAGCATATATTTTTCCTGTTGAGGTAGATGACTATGAAGGAGGTGTGATGGGAAGTATCAACTTCACGCTTGGTGATTCTGGTGACTATGCTGGTGATATCGTTCAGGTAGAATACACTGACGAAGACGGCGTGAGAGTAGTAATCACCTTGACGCAAAACAGTAGAGGTGAAATTTTGGATATGGATTTTTGGAAAGAAAATTTTTCTAAACTATTGAAATACCCAACTCCGGATAAAGTATCTATCAATACAAGAGGTATTTAG
- the cobC gene encoding alpha-ribazole phosphatase: MEIYLIRHTTPKIAKGICYGQSDIDLTSSFEDEAKSVHHLVEKPLDYIFSSPLIRCAKLANSFESDVQTEPRLMELNFGKWEMKKWKDVPQPALNEWMENYVDISPPNGESYKQLKARVVEIFKGIISQNRRVTGIITHAGPIRAILSHVLNLSLKDTFTLKIDYGSITKISLIEGMFSVDYINKK; this comes from the coding sequence ATGGAAATTTATCTAATCAGGCATACCACACCGAAAATCGCCAAAGGCATTTGCTATGGTCAAAGCGACATCGATCTCACATCCAGCTTTGAAGACGAAGCGAAATCTGTTCATCATTTGGTAGAAAAACCTTTGGATTATATCTTTTCAAGTCCCTTAATAAGATGTGCCAAACTGGCGAATTCATTTGAGTCCGATGTTCAAACCGAACCTCGATTAATGGAATTGAATTTTGGTAAGTGGGAAATGAAAAAATGGAAGGACGTCCCGCAACCAGCCCTGAATGAGTGGATGGAAAACTATGTAGACATATCTCCACCAAACGGTGAGTCTTATAAGCAACTTAAAGCAAGAGTAGTAGAAATTTTCAAAGGCATCATATCTCAAAATAGACGAGTGACAGGTATTATCACTCATGCAGGGCCGATTAGAGCCATATTGTCGCATGTACTCAACCTATCTCTAAAAGACACTTTTACACTTAAAATTGACTATGGAAGTATTACAAAAATCAGTTTGATTGAAGGAATGTTTTCCGTGGATTATATCAACAAAAAATGA
- a CDS encoding bifunctional adenosylcobinamide kinase/adenosylcobinamide-phosphate guanylyltransferase has protein sequence MITYISGGERSGKSSYAQKMALGLSDNPIYLATAKAYDGNFEERIKRHQAERDERWTNIEERFNLSEVLPKNRVVVIDCVTLWLSNYFSKTKGNRDESLQLAKAEFDKLKTYEGHLIFISNEIGMGTHADTQVGRDFVEVQGWINQHIAKAADEAYFMVSGLPLKLK, from the coding sequence ATGATTACCTACATCTCAGGCGGCGAACGATCGGGCAAATCCTCCTATGCACAAAAGATGGCATTGGGACTTTCCGACAATCCCATTTACTTGGCGACTGCCAAAGCCTATGATGGCAACTTTGAGGAGCGCATCAAAAGACATCAGGCTGAAAGAGACGAACGCTGGACTAATATTGAAGAACGATTCAATTTGAGCGAAGTACTTCCAAAGAATCGTGTGGTGGTGATCGACTGCGTTACTCTTTGGCTGTCCAATTATTTTTCGAAGACCAAAGGCAATCGCGACGAATCATTGCAATTGGCAAAAGCTGAATTTGACAAGCTTAAAACCTATGAAGGTCATTTGATTTTTATATCCAACGAAATTGGTATGGGAACACACGCTGATACGCAAGTGGGTCGAGACTTTGTGGAAGTACAAGGATGGATCAACCAGCATATCGCGAAAGCAGCTGACGAAGCATATTTCATGGTCTCCGGATTACCCCTAAAACTTAAATAA
- the cobT gene encoding nicotinate-nucleotide--dimethylbenzimidazole phosphoribosyltransferase — protein MIEFNIPKPDKKLTSEIDHKINFKTKPIGALGQLERITKQVCEIQQTLSPELKKPSIVVFAGDHGLAKEGVSAYPQEVTHQMVLNFLASGAAINIFSQQHRIDLKIVDSGVNFDFGKNPNLINAKIGMGTKNALQESAMTEDQFLLAIQKGADIVNEIYAHGTNIIGFGEMGIGNTSAASLIMSHICNLPIEECVGRGTGIDDAGYQKKIEILQSVQQKHSSVSTVPELLQAVGGFEIAMMTGAMLQAAANQMIVMVDGFIATSAFLCAESLNPNIIDYAIFCHQSDESGHKQMLDHLNVEPILQMHLRLGEGTGCALAMPLIQSSVDFMNKMASFESAGVSNKD, from the coding sequence ATGATTGAATTTAATATCCCTAAACCTGATAAAAAACTAACTTCCGAAATTGATCATAAGATTAATTTCAAAACCAAACCTATCGGTGCTTTGGGACAATTGGAGCGCATAACCAAGCAAGTTTGTGAAATCCAACAAACCTTATCACCAGAACTAAAAAAGCCCTCGATTGTAGTATTTGCCGGAGATCATGGATTGGCAAAGGAAGGTGTGAGTGCCTACCCACAAGAAGTGACTCACCAAATGGTACTTAATTTTTTGGCGAGTGGTGCAGCCATTAATATATTCAGCCAACAGCACCGTATTGACCTAAAAATCGTTGATTCAGGAGTGAATTTCGATTTTGGTAAAAACCCCAATCTGATCAATGCAAAAATTGGAATGGGCACAAAAAATGCGTTGCAGGAATCGGCAATGACAGAAGATCAATTTCTACTGGCCATCCAAAAAGGAGCTGATATTGTCAACGAAATCTACGCTCACGGCACAAATATCATTGGCTTCGGCGAAATGGGCATCGGCAACACTTCTGCTGCCAGCCTGATCATGAGTCACATTTGCAATCTCCCTATTGAAGAATGTGTAGGCCGAGGAACAGGAATTGATGATGCTGGGTATCAAAAAAAAATTGAAATACTGCAAAGCGTACAGCAAAAGCATTCTTCCGTTTCAACCGTCCCGGAGCTTCTTCAAGCCGTCGGTGGATTCGAAATCGCCATGATGACTGGCGCTATGCTGCAAGCTGCTGCTAATCAAATGATTGTAATGGTAGATGGCTTTATTGCCACATCAGCTTTTTTATGTGCAGAATCGCTTAACCCAAACATCATCGATTACGCCATTTTTTGTCACCAATCGGATGAATCTGGCCATAAACAAATGCTTGATCACTTGAATGTCGAACCTATTTTACAAATGCATTTGAGACTGGGAGAAGGCACAGGATGTGCACTGGCAATGCCCTTGATTCAATCTTCTGTAGATTTCATGAATAAAATGGCCAGTTTTGAAAGTGCTGGTGTATCGAATAAAGATTAA